ttcttgGACAacatttttggttgttttggcaacggaaacagtaaaatgctgtgtataatctgcattctgaaatctataatgtaggtgaccttcatcagtaaatagaaaacactcattacattacataataataaaaataatggtttctgtgaaccacaactttgaaataattatctttcaacatttcctcatttcccaacaaactgcatttctgtgaaacttcatacacacgctcctgcatataagaacttttcacaggtgctgaccttagttagtgaaataattactttagttttgtatgtaaagggaccacctactcgcaatgtcaatgtcattgcaagTAGAGGATTtatattgcatggtaatacttttctatcatgtttattcttcatgttttaaacagtttataacataaattgttttatgtgctaatgttgataacttgtagccagcctgactaataaagtaatgattaggtgatttctcatattgcaataaatgtacttcagacacaacacatggcggcgtctttgatgcttgcatcaatgaatttccttgtaattattttaccgatgaataattgctttcgcatacaaaatggcgcgtggagaaagcgccacttccggtaaacgagatctcattaaggggacgcatattgctacattcacagttcatatagcaatgcggaaggggtgcatattcaagaaatcgatggtgggaaaataaaaaacatattcctaaactgataaaatactgatggacacctgtaatattcagtattttgtggataaggatgtggtactatgaatgtaataggaaaacagaggtctttgtgaaagtacattcaacacaaaatattaagcttttgtataaggaaaaaacaggttttttacaatgacagtgttccaaataatgttgaagggatgagattttctttctaacacaccaggtttgcttaaacatgtaaaaatttaacgccacgtctgttcatctcgggatggacgccatatttgtcattgataaaaaatgtaaacaaaaaaatcagagtgggattagcattgcaagggcataacatgacattctacacaatgaataccttagaacagatatctaagatgctacacaggtcaggcgggttaaatgcataatgtcgatcacttgaaattcatcttgaaaaggtggttaattttagtttgtttacatggtttttaattttcccacgacttctcggcgattcactgcaaatgtattactgcgccggacgaaaggtaactctaataaacaacgggagacaacttaggtgtcagcacgtgtacgattttaaaaaaacatgtcgatgattataatttcttatcaaataatgaatcctattcagatattcgtctttaatattagaaaattattaatttctgtggacatttgtcaaataatattacttacagtggactactttgcgcatcaaactggtttccgcttcagttgtgaggcacttccgttatactttttgacaacaataacaaaacacaaaatgaatcaataaagtcacttataaaccgactgctacttaaatcagtgtaagtaaagttgttgttacaacattatacatgttcgttacgttatgagataaagtttatcttgaactgcataatccattaattacgtttagatgatattgcatttacaacttatttgaccccgtttttttacgtgaatgacagcattctcgtgcaactcgtgcaaacagaattaagaaaagtatggtggagaattcaaggacaaattataaatgacattaaagtgaggataactgtatattcgtccagttttgatcattgacattcctgctgtttattagtaacttttgtgaacaagattagaatgttgcttttgcacatatacacattgattggacctctcaaccaaatttcataccttatttttgggatttttaagacaatacaattcaaaagtttgttgaatgtgttttgatatttaagtgcattgtagttcatgaataccaagttaaaaattaataatggcaacatttctaggcctttattgtaagccactagacttctgtaacgataaatgtttaatgtattaaggggaatatactcttttacttttgtaatgtggcactccttgaccaccgtatcttttcttatgcactactttgtaaacaaactaaataatgtgttttagctcacatatgccaaatgaaaagcaagacagtgaacttatttcacattctttctttaaattagaatctgtaggacattgataaatgtttggacaaagtgaagcactattattttcgcaccaaaaagtcttaattgttgactttgaatgtacacaagaagtcttatgtaattcaacaataactttcttgtttcagtttttctcatttttattttagtgagcaatcctttgtgtacttataacagttgaaacagtattcatttcatttaccaaaaccttgtacttttttgcaggtaaattttataataccccacccacttttttctaatttcaaagtatgcgtccccttaattccgttatcacgggatgttggcgagatttcctctatatgcctttcaagttgccgatctatttatgtttatagctctttggatttAACAATTACATTGCATTACCGAAGGTAAAATTAATGATGCTTGACATCCAATAGATTACACAGGTAAATTAATAAATCGTTTACAAAGCTTATCAAATTTCAAACATACATAGAGAACAATATAAGATAAGGTATATTTAcctggaaaatatataatttccagtccaaaaaaatatatatgcacaAGTATATATGAGGTACCTATGTAAacaaagccattttgaaattttgaccaaGAAGTAACCAGTGCTATGATTAGGTGTTAAAGATCACGTGCAGATACTTATTAGATATAGAAAGTATAAAGTATGGAAGGCCGGGAATGTCAAAAGTTACAATCATaggaaaatcaaaaacaaacgaagtattttCATGATTGTACTATACCATTTATATGTGTTCTACGACATCCAaccgcccccctccccccacccccaacccgcTTGGAAAATGTCGTCCTCGACATTTATAAAGGTAaatactgtaattattttttcaaattaatttataaagcgaaaatgaaactttacatgtttcgcaatattaaacaaatttctttcttacgttgatttcttttttctatttcctCAGCTTGTCTCTTTTTAGTAATCTACTCTTTTCTATAACATCATTCACTTtcttttctcttatttttaactgtttaattttcTCTATTAGTTTACGTTCTTCGTCACTACGTTCATTGTCAGTTTCAAATTTATCACTTTTGATGTTCCCTTTCATCCTCTTTTCTTCAGACCCATTTCTATTTGGTCTATTTCTCGTAGTATCACTGCTAATTCTTTCCCAActctttatttgttttatgtcAGTTTCCAActgaatgttttcattttcatacttTCGCCATTTTTCATCTAACCATTTCATTTCTTTCTCTAATTGTTTATCGTTATCAACATTGTCTTCTATTTTCATACTGCTATCTTCAGTATTTCTAACATAATCTGCATCGTCTGTTTGATCAACAGTTTTATAATCATCGTCTGACTCTTCAGTATCAGCACTATCATCGTAATTATATGCCTCTTTCATCTATTTGTAAACTTTCTGTATTTCTATAAACACTATGTCTTTCTGGAATTATTTCTATGTCTTCAATACTATCACTATCTGATTTTTCACTTTCGTTATATAATTTTTCGTTATGCACATATTCTCTGtgaatttctatttattttctgtgTATCTTTCACTATACTTCTCTTCATCTTTATTTGCACCTGTTTTATATGTATTATTATCTCTTTCATTACTTTTCCCATTTACATCTTCATCATATCACAAACGTTTTCTGTATGTACCATTGCATGCACAACGTGTTTATTATACTCTTCACCTGTATCACTAAAGTCATCTTCATACACCATACTTTCATTTATTGATacatctttcatttctttttctaacttttttttcctttctaTTTTTATCCATATCTAACATTAGCTGACGTTTTCCCTTATATTTACGCCTTTTCTCTAACAACTTTTCTCTCTGCTTTTGTAATTCTGTCAGTTTACTTTCTCTTTCACCCATTAAACGTTTATGTTCCTCTTCCTTTTCATGACGTCTTTTATCTTTCTCCATTTGTACTCTATCTTCTTCCTTTCGCCTTTCTCTGTCGATCCTTCTTAATTCTCTTTTAGGCAGACTCGATGCCATTATTAAGTATGTGTAATGTTATCATGGTCTCTACTTCACTTTCAAATTCAAAGTCACTTCACATGTGCTCGATATTTCGTGGGCGTTCTTTCCTACTTTATTTCAAATGAATGATAATCAAATTCTCAATGTATATGTCCTGTCAATTCCTCCACTCCGttcaatataaaacaatgtttatgTATTTTAGTTACTCCGTGTGCGATGCGTGTCTCTTTCTGTACGCCGTACTTTtacaactttttcagaatttatgtatattttcagtatttatgCCAGTatgttttaagtgttttattagcactgaaatatatttcactactTTCGTTTTCCTTCTATGTACTGATGTTTCTTCTTGTGTTCCGTAGTTTCTTTACAAGTATTTTCTTGTTTCATTcaatataataattcaaattttcaatttcagtcTTTCACTGTATTCTTTTCATATTTCAGTTCACATATACTACTTCTATGCATATGAACCATTTCATATAATACGTATTCACTATATACATTTACGTGTTTTCAAGGTGTTCAAGATTTCATTTAATtcactttcatgttttttttttctgtgttgtgAATAATTGTATGTGTATGTGATGTCTGTAAAGTATTACGGAAAATGTATATGCGTTTCCATGGTTTCGCGCGACCCGTTAATATGACCGTGACGACACCAAGCAAATTTTGCAATAGTTATATTGCAACTATTCACTTTGATCACAAAAAACACgcgaaaaaaattttaagttaccTTGCAAGGATTTATTTTTCACCGatagaaaaactttttctttccGATTTGGAAAAAAGAACTTTTGCTCCGTCCGCGACTCATCCGTGATCTATGAGATCTGACTGCGCCAATCACTAATTGCGCCAATCACTACCACTGGGCTACAGGGACGACTGATTAGGATAGTATATCTTATCGGGTCATTACTAATCCGAGAAGTATTTAAAGCGGggcatttcaacaatatcaatTGTGTTAATGTAACAAGGTGGATTATTCTGGATCTTAAGTTATTCAGAAGTTGCTTCCCTTTGACCAATTCTTAGTAGCAACCAGTCAAGCATTGCAATAAGTTCCCgctgttttatgaattttagtcACATGACCCCACTTTTTCTTCAGTTGTCCGACATGTTTTCAAGTGGACAGGTGGAACTGTTCCATCATTATCTATTTTGTGTTCATGGAGGAGTTTTGGATTCTTTTGAGGTTAGGAAATGTTTTTGTTGCCTTGCAATTTATTTCTTAGACAAGTTGCAAATGAGCTTTGTTTAATTGCATTGTGTTTTAATACTTAATTCATGTACATGCACTGTTGACATGATTGATGAATTCTAAGATGGCGGCATATTATTAACTTGTTGCAGTAATTCTAAGACACCACTGTTTCTATTCTATTGTACACCTTGTTTTGCAGCCTTATAGTAACACATGGTGGCAGTGTCAGTAACCAGCTCACTGAGAAAGTacatttttggtgtgtgtgtgtgtgtgtgtgtgtctctgTGAGTCAGCATAGAGCCCAATCCACAATTAGtatgtatttttatatgtaaactaTGTGATATTGttatctttttgttatttcataggttctacttattttatgttaattaaataACCATTGAGCCGGCCACTAGACAGGAAATACCAGCACCTATTTGTGCTACATTGTTTGATGATTATTATGTGTATTGAAGTTGCAATGTATAATGGTGAatgtataattatgattattgtaTAGTTTAAATGTATACTTGTATGTTAATGATCTCTTTCCAAAAGTATTGAGTGCATTTATTTTCAGAGCTTGAGATCTGAGAAATCTGAGAGATCTGGGGGATCAGTGAGATCAAGGAAATTACAGTACACTTTTAGTTGGATTATAAGTGAGAAACTGTGTGAGATGTACATGATCAGACTGATTTTGATAGAACTTTACCACAAGTGTTACTTCCTAAATATACAAGCACTGAGATCAGTTAATTATGAACATAAAACCGGATAGTCGAACCCACCTCGTCTTATCTTTTTCCTTTAACCTATTTAACAAAAAGTGCATAAAGAAGGCCAGGTAACATTAACTCCAGAAAGTAAGTcctgttttcaatgaaaaaaatcaatatggccTGGCAATAATGTAAGGATTCACTTCAACGTAGATTTACAGAAAGAAAATAGTAGGGGGATTTGCATGCAATTAGTCTGTGTTAATATGTGATGGTCACTTCTTTAACACTGTTCAATATGTATGCAAAATATTCAGCTTCtttatgaaaagtatggcttacaaaaa
The genomic region above belongs to Mercenaria mercenaria strain notata chromosome 12, MADL_Memer_1, whole genome shotgun sequence and contains:
- the LOC128547510 gene encoding histone-lysine N-methyltransferase, H3 lysine-79 specific-like; amino-acid sequence: MASSLPKRELRRIDRERRKEEDRVQMEKDKRRHEKEEEHKRLMGERESKLTELQKQREKLLEKRRKYKGKRQLMLDMDKNRKEKKMKEAYNYDDSADTEESDDDYKTVDQTDDADYVRNTEDSSMKIEDNVDNDKQLEKEMKWLDEKWRKYENENIQLETDIKQIKSWERISSDTTRNRPNRNGSEEKRMKGNIKSDKFETDNERSDEERKLIEKIKQLKIREKKVNDVIEKSRLLKRDKLRK